Below is a genomic region from Staphylococcus carnosus.
AAACTTTGCCAGGAGTTTGTGCGATTGATTCGATTACATTCAAGTTGTAAGGCAATGCAGTTACATATACACCGTTAGCATTTAAATGCGTGTATTGTGCTTGGATATCGAAGGCGTCTGATGGATTCACAACCATTGTTACGTTCCCTTTAACGACCACTGAATGACCTTTTTCATTAGTTGAATGGAATTTGAATACTTTAGTCAATTCTTTAACCGTTGTTTCAGAATCTTTGAAAGTTAAAGTGCCTTCTGATTCTTTTTCTGGATAAACGCCACCAGTAACGGACACACCTTCTTGTACTTGACGGTTCAATCCGATTGGTTGGTCTTTACCAGTACCGTTCAAGAATGCAGCTTCTAAAGCTACTGCGAATGCTTCTTCAATTTGTAAGCGAACAAATTGTTCAATCCATGCTGGACCGAAGTCTTGCAAGTCTTTAGGTAATACTACAAATGCTGTTAATTTGTTTTGGATTGCAGTTTCTTCACTGAATGCAGCATCTAATTGACCTTTGATGTCGCCAAAGATTTTACCCCAAACCGCAACGCCTGATGTTTCTGATTTCAAGAATTTCAAACGTAATCCAGCGTTTTTGATTCCTAAGTCTGCAAGTAATGGATGTTCTGTTGTTAAATCTTCAAAGATGCGATCAATCGTTTCTTCAGGTAATAATTTCTCTTCTTTGTAACCTACTTCTGTATTGATTTCGTTGAAGAATTTGCGTTGTTGTGCAGTTAATTGTTTATCTGCATTCGGCAGACTCGCAATTGCTTCCGCTTCTTGTTTCGCATGTTTCTTTGATTCTTCGAATAATTCGTTAATCATTTGGCCATACAATTCGGCTTGTTTTTCTTCTGTTTCACCTTGTGACAATGCGTTCAAAAATTCTTCGCGCGCTGTCTTGAATTCATCTGATAATTTGATAGTCATCTTGTGACCTCCTCATTTTTTGTATTAAAAAAAGAACTTATGCTTAACCTTGTTTTGAGGTTTGCTAAGTTCTTCTTTTTCTTCTAATTTCTCAATAACTTTATTTGCAATTTGTTCCACGTCAATTTTGATTTCAGGAGTTTTGTTCATCATTGCTGATACTTTGTCGATTGCATTTTTAGGAATCATATGACCTGTGTTAGCGACTAAACGTGTTGCGGACTCATCAAACATCTTACTGTCTGCAAACCCTAAATCAACTGCATCTTGTGCGCTCATCCAGCTTTCTTCATTCATCAAATCAAGAATTTCCTGTTCGGATTTACCTGTTTTGTTCATGTAAGCATTAGCGATACCTCTATTCACACTGTTCAACATTTTAGAAGCAGAAGCCATTGCTCTGTCATCTCCATAAGCAAGTGTGCTCGCATTATGAATCATCATTTGCGCCGTAGGACTCATTTCAATTGTGTCGCCCGCCATTGCAATAACAGAAGCAGCGCTTGCAGCAACGCCTACAACTTTGACATTGACATTACCGGCATAAGATTTTAATGCAGTATAGATTTCACTTCCAGACATGACTTCTCCGCCCCCTGAATTGATGATGACTTCCACATCTTCATTAGTAGAAGGCAGCGCATTAATAATGTCGTTTGGTGAAGTTGCATCCATATCTAGCAAATCGTAAATCCATTTTTCATTATTTGGTACAATCGCACCTTTTACGTTAATCTTCATCAGTTTCACCTCCTTCTGGTGTGCTATCCGCAGTTTCTTCTCTTGTTGTTGTATAGTTCTTAGTTACAAAGTATTGATCCATTTGAGGGTCGTCTGACGGTTCCTCACCTAACATCACTAATACTTGGTTCGGTGTGAACGTGCTTGAAGATACAAGTTTGTCGATTGATTCAGCCATTTCTAACGGGTCTTTCTTATCGATGCCGATAACTTTAATCCGTTTGCCTTTGATAACTTCATTTTGTTTCAACAATTTAGCGTTCAATTCATCTTCAATCTTCTTAATCAAAGGCTTGATACAGAATTTAATGTACGATTTCATCGCATTATCCAAATCCGCCATCTCTCCATGAATAAGAGAGGGAGGGATACCGATTGCTTTAGCCACAATATCAATTAATGACCTGAAAAGCTTGCCCAATTCATCAAAAGGTGCATTGTTTGATTTAGATGCAGAAGATACATCTTGATAGTCAAACCCTTTTGTTAATGGCGCAACTGCTACTCCATTGTTACTGAATGAATTAACGACTTTATCGACATAGTTTTGCATTTTTTCTGTATTCTTTTCGCCGTTGACTGCACTGGAATCAACATTCATGATGCCTCGTATCTGATAATTACGCATTTGAGCGCTTATCATACGTCCGAATATCTCTCCATAGTCTGCAAATAAGCCTTCAGTAAATTTATTCAGTTTGTCATTGTTGTAAGTTAAGTAAATAACCTCGTCCATATTAAATGAACGTTCAAATTCATAATCGCTTACTGTTACATCTTCGAAAATATCGGGATACAGCGCATATTTTTTACGATTATAATTGTCTGCCACTACTAAATCTTTGGTATCTGTCACGACAATCAACACTTCATTGTCATAAATCAATTTGTAGATAACTTTCTGCCAAAAATCTGTTGAAGATAAATCTGTATTCGGTCTAACATTCAATTTGTACCAGGATTGGTCTTTTAAAGACTTATTATCAGCGTCTAAAAATCGAAACTCTGATTGTGAAAGAGTTCTTGCTAAAAATTCAATACAAGTATTCAATGCTGCTTGTTTCAAATAAGCTTTTTCAGATGTATCTTGAAACAATTCCAAATCATACATCCAGCTTGCTTCTTCATGTCTGCCGAAAATCTTATCAAATAATCCAGCCATTACTTTCCTCCTTTCTAAAAGTCAATTGCGTTCAAGAAGTCAAGACTCGAACTGACGTCCGCTTCCAATAAATCGTCTGCTCTGTATAAAGCGTGAATAAATGCTTGGAACCCGTCTGTTTTACGTCTAATCTCATCTTTCTTGATATATTCTTTGTTGCCATCCGGTTTGATTTTGACAGCAACGTTATTTGTGTACCAACGCATCATAGGATTGTCATCGAATATGACATTATGGTTAGCAAACATGGTTTCAATTCGAGGTGCTAACAATGATTGTATGGCTCTAGGATTTCTAATCACTTCAATTTCTATTCCGTATTCTTCAAATAGTGGTCTTAATAGATCCATTCTGAAATTATCAGCAATCACTTTTTCTAATCCGTATGTTTCTCGCATTTTATCGAACCATAAGACAATATGAAGTGGATTGATAGAAGGTTCATCTACAATTGTGAGTAATCCCTCTTTCTCCCACTCATGAATAGGTGCTTTCAATTTCACTTTGTCTAAAAAGCCTTTACGTACAAATGAATGTGACTTCCAAATGTAGTCATCGCCCTCTCTGAAAAGCAATCCGACTGCTGCAAAGTCTTTGATACTTGCATAATCCAAACCGCCTAAGCATTGTCTTTGTTCCAACTCAGGAAATGGTCTGTTTGTCGCTAAAATTTCTTCCCATGGTGCTACAACTTTTTCTAAATCTACTTCAGGAAGATTCATACGCTTAGTCATAAATTCTTCACGTTTAGATGGCGCAAAAGTCATTTCATTGTATTGGTTTTTAACTTTTCTGAATAAACCTTGTGCATATTCGCACATCGGCTCACTGAACATCGGATTAGCTTTCTCCCACATCGTTGGATCATCAACTTCCTTAGGGTCATCCAACTTGCAAATGAACGGGAAAATTCTATCGTCTGGTGTTTCGCCTTTAAGCAAAGAAAGTGAACGTTCTTTCAATTTGTCTAAGAAGCCCTCACGCACATAACCGTCTGTACCGATAAAAAATTCACGTGGATTTCTGACTTTACCTAATCCAGAACTGAACACATCTACTGTTTCGCTATCTTCGTATCTATGTACTTCGTCATAAATGACACAACCTTCACGACCACCATCTTTTGTACCAGCATTCGAAGTTCTGAATCTGAAACGTGATTTAGTTTCTGTGTCAGTGATTACCAACTTAGTCAGATAGAACATATCTTCCAATTCGTTACGTTCAATCATGTTATAAGCTTCTTCAAATGACGTTTTAGCTTGGTCCTCTGAATTGGCTACTACAGAAATATCGTAATTAGGAATACCATGCAGATAGCTGATAAAGTAATTCGACAGCGCTGTAATAAATCCGTTTTTACCTCCGCCACGACCTAACGTAATAAAAAACTGCTCGAAATATAGGAAGTTCCCTTCTTTTTCGAACAGAAATATAAATGGTACTATAAACTTTTGGAATGGTTGCAGTGGGAAGTACCACTTCTCAGTAAATTTGATAAAGTTTTCAATTTGTTCTTCATCAAAATATAAGTCACCACGACTAAGTACATCTCTTTCAAGATATGCAATAAGCATAATCCGTTCTTTGTTAAGCAATATTTTGCCTGTTTTCCATAAACGGATATAGTCATCAATATACTTATTCTTAATCATACTAAGTCACGACGTACTGGCTTCTCTGGTTCGTCATCCTTTTTTGGTAATAAATCAGAGAGTTGCTTGATGATACGTTGATAAGATTGATCGCGTGTGTTGTAAAGTCGTGCAACAGGTCGTTCCCTTTCATACGGTTCAGTTTTTTCGGATTGCGTGAACAGCATATACTCTCCATTTTCTTGAATATCTTCCCACATATAGTCCAACATGACTCTCAAACGTGCTGCTTGAATAATTAATCCCTGAACTACGTTCAATTTGTCTTGTGGAACGTCCTTGTATATGTCTAATAAGCGTTCTCGTTCTTGCACAACTTTTTCATCGTCATCTCTTACTCTCATCTATATCACCTCTTTCTTTAGTCAATTTTCAGGGAGGGGTTACGCAATTTTTTTCATTTTAAATCTGCGGAATCGATTCCCCATCACCGGTTCCCCCTCCAAAGTTTTTTCAAAAAAATTTTGACCCGGGGGGATTTAAATATTTTTTTATTTAATTTTTAATCCCGAAAATATTTTTACCACTTTTCATCTTGCCATTTATTTTCTTTTCGTTTCCAAGTCGTGTAATGTCTGTCGTGAATTTTGTTATGACAATCAACACATA
It encodes:
- a CDS encoding phage major capsid protein, with protein sequence MTIKLSDEFKTAREEFLNALSQGETEEKQAELYGQMINELFEESKKHAKQEAEAIASLPNADKQLTAQQRKFFNEINTEVGYKEEKLLPEETIDRIFEDLTTEHPLLADLGIKNAGLRLKFLKSETSGVAVWGKIFGDIKGQLDAAFSEETAIQNKLTAFVVLPKDLQDFGPAWIEQFVRLQIEEAFAVALEAAFLNGTGKDQPIGLNRQVQEGVSVTGGVYPEKESEGTLTFKDSETTVKELTKVFKFHSTNEKGHSVVVKGNVTMVVNPSDAFDIQAQYTHLNANGVYVTALPYNLNVIESIAQTPGKVLTYVKGRYDGYLGGGINIQKFEQTLAIEDMNLFTAKQFAYGKAKDNKVAAVYDLAIDSTTP
- a CDS encoding phage portal protein; protein product: MAGLFDKIFGRHEEASWMYDLELFQDTSEKAYLKQAALNTCIEFLARTLSQSEFRFLDADNKSLKDQSWYKLNVRPNTDLSSTDFWQKVIYKLIYDNEVLIVVTDTKDLVVADNYNRKKYALYPDIFEDVTVSDYEFERSFNMDEVIYLTYNNDKLNKFTEGLFADYGEIFGRMISAQMRNYQIRGIMNVDSSAVNGEKNTEKMQNYVDKVVNSFSNNGVAVAPLTKGFDYQDVSSASKSNNAPFDELGKLFRSLIDIVAKAIGIPPSLIHGEMADLDNAMKSYIKFCIKPLIKKIEDELNAKLLKQNEVIKGKRIKVIGIDKKDPLEMAESIDKLVSSSTFTPNQVLVMLGEEPSDDPQMDQYFVTKNYTTTREETADSTPEGGETDED
- a CDS encoding terminase large subunit domain-containing protein; this translates as MIKNKYIDDYIRLWKTGKILLNKERIMLIAYLERDVLSRGDLYFDEEQIENFIKFTEKWYFPLQPFQKFIVPFIFLFEKEGNFLYFEQFFITLGRGGGKNGFITALSNYFISYLHGIPNYDISVVANSEDQAKTSFEEAYNMIERNELEDMFYLTKLVITDTETKSRFRFRTSNAGTKDGGREGCVIYDEVHRYEDSETVDVFSSGLGKVRNPREFFIGTDGYVREGFLDKLKERSLSLLKGETPDDRIFPFICKLDDPKEVDDPTMWEKANPMFSEPMCEYAQGLFRKVKNQYNEMTFAPSKREEFMTKRMNLPEVDLEKVVAPWEEILATNRPFPELEQRQCLGGLDYASIKDFAAVGLLFREGDDYIWKSHSFVRKGFLDKVKLKAPIHEWEKEGLLTIVDEPSINPLHIVLWFDKMRETYGLEKVIADNFRMDLLRPLFEEYGIEIEVIRNPRAIQSLLAPRIETMFANHNVIFDDNPMMRWYTNNVAVKIKPDGNKEYIKKDEIRRKTDGFQAFIHALYRADDLLEADVSSSLDFLNAIDF
- a CDS encoding head maturation protease, ClpP-related, encoding MKINVKGAIVPNNEKWIYDLLDMDATSPNDIINALPSTNEDVEVIINSGGGEVMSGSEIYTALKSYAGNVNVKVVGVAASAASVIAMAGDTIEMSPTAQMMIHNASTLAYGDDRAMASASKMLNSVNRGIANAYMNKTGKSEQEILDLMNEESWMSAQDAVDLGFADSKMFDESATRLVANTGHMIPKNAIDKVSAMMNKTPEIKIDVEQIANKVIEKLEEKEELSKPQNKVKHKFFF